In Myxococcus stipitatus, the following are encoded in one genomic region:
- a CDS encoding isopenicillin N synthase family dioxygenase, with the protein MAETSSLNIPTVDLADLASGDASRLERAATALREAFGVFGLVYIKNHGVDTQALHRYYDAFAAFIARSAEAKKPYGRAELWYQRGWTPPNTEVAVASNGQPDFKECYFVAPYPNDEVAAMEFPELYPENVWPSDAPPYFQDGIMTLGRSLHEAGLKLLRGSAVALGLPEDTFTKLCERAPHITRALQYLPLTPAQVNTDIVWGEEHTDFNLLTLLPGGRFLDPEGKPAPSPDDKSGLYLRTRATPDEPNGIKVRGTAPAGCIVAQVGQQLEILTGGTFLATPHVITAPGVSGWQRQSAAHFIHVHTSAVLFPLEKFRTASAIRSYAPPVLAGTYDIKTLVDIGLAPPSALDKLGYRHYDRLNRQRAGE; encoded by the coding sequence ATGGCCGAGACATCTTCGCTGAACATTCCGACTGTCGACCTTGCCGACCTCGCCTCGGGCGATGCGAGCCGCCTCGAGCGCGCCGCGACGGCGCTGCGTGAGGCGTTTGGTGTCTTTGGCCTCGTCTACATCAAGAACCACGGTGTCGACACCCAGGCGCTGCACCGCTACTACGACGCCTTCGCGGCCTTCATCGCCCGCTCCGCCGAGGCCAAGAAGCCGTACGGCCGCGCCGAGCTCTGGTACCAGCGTGGCTGGACGCCTCCAAACACCGAGGTGGCCGTGGCCAGCAATGGCCAGCCCGACTTCAAGGAGTGCTACTTCGTCGCGCCCTACCCCAACGACGAGGTGGCGGCCATGGAGTTCCCGGAGCTCTATCCGGAGAACGTGTGGCCCTCCGATGCGCCGCCGTACTTCCAGGACGGCATCATGACCCTGGGGCGCTCCCTCCACGAGGCGGGCCTCAAGCTGCTGCGCGGCTCCGCCGTGGCGCTGGGGCTGCCGGAGGACACCTTCACGAAGCTCTGCGAGCGCGCGCCGCACATCACCCGCGCGCTCCAGTACCTGCCGCTCACGCCGGCGCAGGTGAACACAGACATCGTCTGGGGCGAGGAGCACACGGACTTCAACCTGCTCACGCTGCTCCCGGGTGGACGGTTCCTCGACCCGGAGGGGAAGCCGGCGCCCAGCCCGGATGACAAGAGCGGTCTCTACCTGCGCACCCGCGCGACGCCCGACGAGCCCAATGGCATCAAGGTGCGCGGCACCGCCCCTGCTGGCTGCATCGTTGCGCAGGTGGGCCAGCAGCTCGAAATCCTCACGGGTGGCACGTTCCTGGCCACGCCCCACGTCATCACCGCTCCGGGTGTCTCGGGCTGGCAGCGCCAGTCGGCCGCGCACTTCATCCACGTCCACACCAGCGCGGTCCTCTTCCCTCTGGAGAAGTTCCGCACGGCGTCAGCCATTCGGAGCTACGCGCCCCCTGTTCTCGCGGGGACCTACGACATCAAGACGCTGGTCGACATCGGCCTCGCTCCGCCGAGCGCGCTCGACAAGCTGGGCTACCGGCACTACGACCGCCTCAACCGGCAGCGCGCGGGCGAATAA
- a CDS encoding LytTR family DNA-binding domain-containing protein codes for MRDPKAVDGGMRVLVVDDEPLARDNVRHLLSREKDVSAIHECEGGPEAVELILRDPPDLVFLDVQMPELDGFGVLREVGPERMPPVIFVTAFDRYAVRAFEVNALDYLLKPFSDARFQDALERARRQCATGRDRGMLERLSALLSDYRPQAVEPPPPAPEGYLERIAVKTDGKVLLLPVAELDWCEAEGNYVVLHAGGRSPMLRETLNRVEQLLDPKCFVRVHRSTLVNVNRIRELEPDVDKGWVVVLRDGTRLRLSPGRKSAVEALLRQSF; via the coding sequence GTGCGTGACCCGAAGGCAGTGGATGGCGGCATGCGTGTGTTGGTGGTGGATGACGAACCGCTGGCGCGGGACAACGTGCGCCACCTGCTCTCGCGCGAGAAGGATGTCTCGGCAATCCATGAGTGCGAAGGCGGGCCGGAGGCGGTGGAGCTCATCCTTCGAGATCCGCCGGACCTGGTCTTCCTCGACGTGCAGATGCCGGAGCTGGACGGGTTCGGCGTGTTGCGCGAGGTCGGGCCCGAGCGGATGCCGCCGGTCATCTTCGTGACGGCATTTGACCGGTACGCGGTCCGGGCCTTCGAGGTGAATGCGCTCGACTATCTGCTCAAGCCCTTCAGCGACGCACGCTTCCAGGATGCGCTGGAGCGGGCGCGAAGGCAGTGCGCCACCGGCCGCGACCGGGGGATGCTGGAGCGGTTGTCCGCGTTGCTCTCGGACTATCGGCCCCAAGCCGTGGAGCCTCCGCCGCCTGCTCCGGAGGGATATCTGGAGCGCATCGCGGTGAAGACGGACGGCAAGGTGCTGCTGCTCCCCGTCGCGGAGCTGGACTGGTGCGAGGCCGAGGGCAACTACGTCGTGCTTCACGCGGGAGGCCGCAGCCCCATGCTGCGCGAGACCCTGAACAGGGTGGAGCAGCTGCTCGACCCGAAGTGCTTCGTGCGGGTCCATCGCTCCACGCTGGTCAACGTGAACCGGATTCGAGAGCTGGAGCCCGATGTGGACAAAGGCTGGGTGGTCGTCTTGCGGGACGGGACTCGGCTGCGCCTGAGTCCAGGCCGGAAATCAGCGGTGGAGGCCTTGCTGCGCCAGTCGTTCTGA
- a CDS encoding sensor histidine kinase, with the protein MKQGESRVPWGLDGRPPSWWRVSLAGMAVGLLAALPHAVGAYARDPTAFGGKLAMALVPYSAWAALAPLILATFQQVGRGTPDGSRRVGMLVAIGGLFVLLHALLLSAMLSVLEAWGAQGRSFGEGLRTVLLERGALGTFEYLLFLAAWIVLNAVRRARERELAEVRWKAQLAESRLQALRAQLDPHFLFNTLNAVVGLVRQSRNPEAVDALVRLGELLRASLEGQGSHEVPLAEELDLVRRYLEIEQLRFGARLEWSLNPEPETLEARVPSLVLQPLVENAIKHGTSRRRSKGHIQVRATRQGALLVLEVQDNGPGLRPGATAGLGIGVANTRARIEQLHGEAFGLTLTEVAEGGVIARVVLPFAVSDGGDSGRREVTARA; encoded by the coding sequence GTGAAACAGGGGGAGTCGCGAGTCCCATGGGGACTGGATGGGCGTCCTCCGTCTTGGTGGCGTGTGTCGCTGGCTGGGATGGCGGTGGGGCTGCTCGCCGCGTTGCCTCATGCCGTCGGAGCTTATGCCCGAGATCCCACGGCGTTCGGCGGCAAGCTGGCGATGGCCCTGGTGCCCTACAGCGCGTGGGCAGCGCTGGCTCCGCTCATCCTGGCGACTTTCCAGCAGGTGGGTCGAGGAACACCTGATGGGAGTCGACGGGTTGGCATGCTCGTCGCCATCGGGGGGCTCTTCGTCCTGCTGCATGCGCTTCTGCTCTCCGCGATGCTCTCGGTGCTCGAGGCCTGGGGAGCGCAGGGGCGGTCCTTTGGCGAAGGGCTGCGGACTGTTCTCCTGGAGCGCGGCGCGCTGGGGACCTTCGAGTATCTGTTGTTCCTCGCCGCCTGGATCGTGCTGAACGCCGTCCGCCGCGCCCGGGAGCGAGAGCTCGCCGAGGTCCGATGGAAGGCCCAGCTGGCCGAGTCCCGGCTCCAGGCCCTTCGCGCCCAGTTGGATCCCCACTTCCTCTTCAACACGCTGAATGCCGTGGTCGGTCTGGTGCGGCAGTCACGCAATCCGGAGGCGGTGGATGCACTCGTGCGGCTCGGGGAGCTGCTGCGGGCCAGTCTGGAGGGGCAAGGAAGCCACGAGGTTCCCCTAGCGGAGGAGCTGGACCTGGTGAGGCGCTATCTAGAGATCGAGCAGCTTCGGTTCGGTGCCCGGCTGGAGTGGTCCTTGAACCCGGAGCCGGAGACCTTGGAGGCGCGGGTCCCCTCGCTCGTGCTTCAACCCCTCGTGGAGAACGCCATCAAGCACGGCACCTCTCGGCGGCGTTCGAAGGGGCACATCCAGGTCCGCGCGACGCGGCAGGGGGCGCTGTTGGTCCTCGAGGTCCAGGACAACGGTCCAGGGCTGCGGCCCGGCGCGACGGCGGGCTTGGGGATTGGCGTGGCCAATACGCGGGCTCGAATCGAGCAACTCCACGGTGAGGCGTTTGGCTTGACGCTGACGGAGGTCGCCGAGGGTGGGGTGATTGCCCGCGTGGTGTTGCCCTTCGCGGTGTCCGACGGTGGAGACTCAGGTAGGCGGGAGGTGACGGCTCGTGCGTGA
- a CDS encoding CsgG/HfaB family protein, which produces MASSAPWPRRKPLREDLSRHHGQHHSPPSRSYSVNRTRPGQEPPEPHGPRPTPTRGVAGTLYAEEATPPRPRRPLIAGVGTALLVALGLSVPGVAAVLLRPTSRPPIEATAHAPPALAPTGPVRVCVLEFRDLSGSPALSTLKQALVESVVTDIGQMAGLRLIERGQLDLPLKEQDFTHGSRVDPETRARLGRIIGAEVVVLGSFQQAGSVLRASARFVHVETGEVLDTARVEGPALNPLEVQDALAIEVRSLLPRLLARLRP; this is translated from the coding sequence ATGGCCTCCTCCGCACCTTGGCCACGACGAAAGCCCTTGCGCGAAGACCTGTCTCGTCACCATGGGCAACATCACTCTCCACCGAGCCGCTCGTACTCCGTGAACAGGACCCGCCCTGGCCAAGAGCCGCCTGAACCCCATGGACCCCGCCCCACGCCGACACGCGGGGTCGCCGGAACGTTGTACGCCGAGGAGGCCACGCCACCGCGCCCTCGCCGCCCACTCATCGCTGGCGTTGGCACCGCCTTGCTCGTGGCGCTGGGGCTCTCCGTTCCAGGCGTGGCCGCGGTCCTCCTCCGGCCCACCTCGAGGCCCCCCATCGAAGCCACCGCCCATGCGCCTCCGGCTCTCGCGCCGACCGGCCCCGTGAGGGTGTGCGTGCTCGAGTTCCGAGACCTGAGCGGGTCGCCGGCTCTCTCGACACTGAAGCAGGCCCTGGTGGAGAGCGTGGTCACCGATATCGGCCAGATGGCCGGGCTGCGGCTCATCGAACGCGGACAGCTCGACCTGCCGCTGAAGGAGCAGGACTTCACCCACGGCTCGCGAGTGGACCCCGAGACACGCGCCCGACTCGGACGCATCATCGGCGCGGAGGTGGTGGTCCTTGGCAGCTTCCAACAGGCAGGCTCCGTCCTGCGCGCATCGGCGAGGTTCGTCCACGTCGAGACCGGTGAGGTGCTCGACACCGCACGCGTGGAAGGACCCGCCCTCAATCCCCTCGAGGTCCAGGATGCACTCGCCATCGAGGTTCGTTCGCTGCTTCCCCGTCTGCTCGCGAGGCTGAGACCATGA
- a CDS encoding FlgO family outer membrane protein: MKAAPGLLLVLLPLHLVLAAPRPPPGPVAVMPFRNLNADAAQNWLARGMAETLVSDLRSSGNMVLVEREQLDAAIAELKLQTEAVTTESSAVRVGRLVGARTIVIGSLQRAGDTLRINARFIDVETGTVLDSAKVTGRADRVFALQDEMAAKLLGSPVKPRAKRPSGPQAVRTLETYGRALETKSQEERAALLRATLEEAPAFDYARDELARMEARLAELAQKATSHWAALESSLRATMQDPALPLEERSAAALRLLDINYPRARWRTLLQDANRILSLELPVYQGRLPAEQAAYARFVALDGLRDWDAALEAGDTFLRTYPHAESALAIDGAMRGLTLRLAEDRRRLKQAHDYIAQLEQETAVKVVILEHQGLPTTEALRLLDEARCDSFAFPQQFEHALRPCRAYYEKWGPGTQFVEKHAAREARDAEIVALIALRRFAEARERLAAFRSADPEGERDSAARSAVLGIRRDEED; this comes from the coding sequence ATGAAAGCCGCACCGGGGCTTCTGCTTGTTCTCCTGCCCCTCCACCTCGTCCTCGCGGCCCCGCGTCCACCGCCCGGTCCCGTGGCGGTGATGCCCTTTCGCAACCTCAACGCGGATGCCGCGCAGAACTGGCTCGCGCGAGGCATGGCGGAGACGTTGGTCTCCGACCTCCGCTCCAGTGGGAACATGGTGCTGGTGGAGCGGGAGCAACTCGACGCGGCCATCGCCGAGCTGAAGCTCCAGACAGAAGCCGTCACCACTGAATCGTCCGCGGTCCGCGTGGGTCGACTCGTCGGCGCGCGCACCATCGTCATCGGAAGCCTCCAGCGCGCCGGGGACACGCTGCGCATCAACGCACGCTTCATCGACGTGGAGACAGGAACCGTGCTCGACAGCGCCAAGGTCACCGGGCGAGCGGATCGAGTCTTCGCCTTGCAGGACGAAATGGCCGCGAAGCTGCTCGGCTCGCCTGTGAAGCCCCGAGCGAAGCGGCCCTCGGGACCTCAGGCCGTGAGGACCCTGGAGACCTACGGGCGCGCCCTCGAAACGAAGTCGCAGGAGGAGCGCGCCGCGCTGCTGCGGGCGACGCTGGAGGAGGCCCCAGCCTTCGACTACGCCCGTGATGAACTGGCGCGCATGGAGGCACGGCTGGCCGAACTTGCCCAGAAAGCGACGTCGCATTGGGCGGCGTTGGAGTCCAGTCTGCGGGCCACGATGCAGGACCCCGCGCTCCCCTTGGAAGAACGGTCGGCGGCGGCGCTGCGACTGCTGGACATCAACTATCCCCGAGCGCGCTGGCGCACCCTCCTCCAGGACGCGAATCGAATCCTCTCGCTGGAGCTTCCCGTCTATCAAGGCCGCCTCCCAGCGGAACAAGCCGCATACGCTCGCTTCGTGGCGTTGGATGGATTGCGCGACTGGGATGCCGCTCTCGAAGCGGGCGACACCTTCCTGCGCACCTACCCTCACGCGGAGAGCGCCCTCGCCATCGATGGCGCGATGCGCGGCCTTACGCTGCGCCTGGCCGAAGACCGCCGGCGTCTCAAACAGGCGCACGATTACATCGCCCAATTGGAACAAGAGACCGCCGTGAAGGTCGTGATCCTCGAGCACCAGGGATTGCCAACCACCGAGGCGCTGCGCCTGCTCGACGAGGCGCGGTGCGATTCGTTCGCCTTTCCTCAACAGTTCGAACACGCGCTGCGGCCCTGCCGTGCCTACTATGAGAAGTGGGGACCCGGGACACAGTTCGTCGAGAAACACGCCGCTCGGGAAGCACGGGATGCGGAAATCGTCGCATTGATCGCCCTCCGGCGATTCGCCGAGGCCCGCGAGCGCCTCGCGGCATTCCGGTCCGCGGACCCCGAGGGTGAACGCGACAGCGCCGCGAGAAGCGCAGTGCTTGGCATCCGGCGAGACGAAGAGGACTGA
- a CDS encoding SBBP repeat-containing protein codes for MRLLNAVRGGFLAGALALLGCQGEEPAVAESSDEGRVTQEVTSTTCFNTVPVMTGNTTPTGIVTSSGIFDDMSDYAPWKAFDSSYTFWLSPRGQTPAWLAYEFGGGKKVEVTSYAIQYANGSITSRAPKDWKLEGWNGTAWVVVDTRSNQTNWAGNERREFTVASPGSYLKYRLLATDDNDSRAGIVTLSIGGLELFGCLSYDATPSAWTRLMGAANGISYVNDMTGDPAGRAYTTGVTSVGLGGLAMVGTTDSFLTMHFPDGSRVFHRQIGAPGAMTVGNGVARNKRFEEIYVAGYTNGSIQGTPSSGGRDAFITRYRYTGVWGWTRQLGVAGAQTEANGVSVDASDNAFIAGTTTGNLDGNTRVGLMDGFVAKYDAAGNRLWTRQFGAPQGMVRPTRATADSAGNVYVSGYTNAGLDGVARTGTQDAFIIKYDGSGVKQWTRMLGVANTDTWLDGAMLDAAENVYVTGFGAGGLDGLPNVTVGRKPYLVKFNSAGVKQWVWELDTGAGAWARNGYADSDGIYLTGSAWGDVTSVTNTMASAAHAFVAKVDFNGTLQFIKQQAPAMYYEEARAVNATGIIVNMSGEVLLGGMVEGEGYLDGQVMKGKWDVFVSKIAL; via the coding sequence ATGCGGCTACTGAATGCGGTGCGAGGAGGTTTCCTGGCGGGGGCGCTGGCGCTCCTGGGCTGCCAGGGAGAGGAGCCTGCCGTCGCGGAGTCGTCGGACGAAGGACGGGTGACGCAGGAGGTGACGTCCACCACCTGCTTCAACACGGTGCCGGTGATGACGGGGAACACCACCCCCACGGGAATCGTCACCAGCTCGGGCATCTTCGATGACATGTCGGACTACGCCCCGTGGAAGGCCTTCGACAGCAGCTACACCTTCTGGCTCTCCCCCCGCGGCCAGACGCCAGCCTGGCTGGCGTACGAGTTCGGCGGCGGCAAGAAGGTGGAGGTGACGAGCTACGCCATCCAGTACGCGAACGGCAGCATCACCTCGCGTGCGCCGAAAGATTGGAAGCTCGAGGGATGGAACGGCACCGCGTGGGTGGTGGTGGACACGCGGAGCAATCAAACCAACTGGGCTGGAAACGAGCGGCGCGAATTCACCGTCGCGTCGCCTGGCTCGTATCTGAAGTACCGGTTGCTGGCGACGGACGACAACGACTCGCGCGCGGGCATTGTGACGCTGTCCATCGGTGGGTTGGAGCTGTTCGGCTGCCTGTCGTACGACGCCACCCCGTCGGCATGGACGAGGCTGATGGGGGCGGCGAATGGGATTTCCTATGTCAATGACATGACGGGGGACCCGGCGGGCCGCGCCTACACCACGGGTGTCACCAGCGTCGGGCTCGGAGGGCTGGCCATGGTGGGCACCACGGACAGCTTCCTCACGATGCACTTCCCGGATGGCTCCCGGGTGTTCCACCGGCAGATTGGCGCGCCTGGCGCGATGACCGTGGGCAATGGCGTCGCCCGGAACAAGAGGTTCGAGGAGATCTACGTCGCAGGGTACACGAACGGCTCCATTCAAGGCACGCCGAGCAGCGGAGGGAGGGATGCGTTCATCACGCGCTACCGCTACACCGGCGTGTGGGGATGGACGCGGCAGTTGGGGGTCGCGGGAGCGCAGACGGAGGCCAATGGCGTGTCGGTGGATGCCTCGGACAACGCCTTCATCGCGGGCACGACGACGGGCAATCTGGACGGGAACACGCGCGTGGGACTCATGGACGGCTTCGTCGCCAAGTACGACGCGGCGGGCAACCGCTTGTGGACCCGTCAATTCGGTGCGCCCCAAGGGATGGTCCGGCCGACGCGGGCCACGGCGGATAGCGCGGGCAATGTCTACGTCTCCGGCTATACGAACGCGGGTTTGGATGGTGTCGCGCGGACGGGGACACAGGACGCGTTCATCATCAAGTACGACGGCAGCGGCGTGAAGCAGTGGACGCGGATGCTGGGCGTGGCCAACACCGACACCTGGCTCGATGGCGCCATGCTGGATGCGGCGGAGAACGTGTACGTGACGGGCTTCGGGGCCGGTGGGCTGGATGGTCTCCCCAACGTCACCGTGGGACGCAAGCCCTACCTCGTGAAGTTCAACTCCGCGGGCGTCAAGCAGTGGGTCTGGGAGCTCGACACCGGCGCGGGGGCCTGGGCCCGGAATGGCTACGCTGACTCGGACGGCATCTATCTGACGGGAAGCGCCTGGGGGGACGTGACGTCGGTGACGAACACGATGGCGAGCGCGGCCCACGCCTTCGTGGCGAAGGTGGACTTCAACGGCACGCTCCAGTTCATCAAGCAGCAGGCTCCGGCGATGTACTACGAAGAGGCCAGGGCCGTGAACGCGACGGGCATCATCGTGAACATGTCCGGCGAAGTCCTGCTCGGGGGCATGGTCGAAGGCGAAGGCTATCTCGACGGGCAAGTGATGAAGGGCAAGTGGGACGTGTTCGTCTCGAAGATTGCGCTGTAG
- a CDS encoding MFS transporter, with protein sequence MRFLRELRSVLNLTVLVAGLGYFVDLFDITLFGVVRAASLRDIGITQPEDVLSKGILIYNCQMVGMMVGGLLWGVLADKRGRLSVMFGSILLYSFANLANAFAWDVTSYAVFRFLGGVGLAGELGAAITLVAESLPKDKRGLGTTVVATLGMLGIVAAAFVGQHLHWKTAYLTGGFMGLALLFARFKVSESELFTKKTDPSRANPLLLLQGGRFLKYICCILIGVPIYFTTGILFTFAPELTSGLNVQGTVTAGNAILYGSIGLTLGDLLAGLFSQWLKSRKRAVALNLVGGFVLMLVYGLTPGLTSTVVYLLTFLIGIMVGYWAVLVTMAAEQFGTNIRGTVATTVPNFVRGSAVFAATGFAFLKGHISVPAAAITVGTLCFGLALLALTRLEETFHRDLDYEETPPDTVAVGSSQPS encoded by the coding sequence ATGCGATTCCTGCGTGAGCTGCGCTCGGTGCTCAATCTGACAGTGCTGGTGGCCGGGCTTGGCTACTTCGTCGACCTCTTCGACATCACGTTGTTCGGCGTGGTCCGCGCCGCCTCGCTCCGGGACATCGGCATCACCCAGCCGGAGGACGTGCTGTCCAAGGGCATCCTCATCTACAACTGTCAGATGGTGGGGATGATGGTGGGCGGCCTGCTCTGGGGCGTGCTCGCGGACAAGCGCGGACGGCTCTCCGTGATGTTCGGCTCCATCCTGCTCTACTCGTTCGCCAACCTGGCCAACGCCTTCGCGTGGGACGTGACGAGCTACGCGGTGTTCCGCTTCCTTGGCGGAGTGGGCCTGGCCGGGGAGCTGGGCGCGGCCATCACGCTGGTCGCCGAGTCACTGCCCAAGGACAAGCGTGGCCTGGGCACCACGGTGGTGGCGACGCTCGGCATGTTGGGAATCGTCGCCGCGGCCTTCGTGGGCCAGCACCTGCACTGGAAGACGGCCTACCTCACCGGCGGCTTCATGGGCCTGGCCCTGCTGTTCGCGCGCTTCAAGGTCTCCGAGTCCGAGCTCTTCACCAAGAAGACGGACCCGTCCCGCGCCAATCCCCTGCTGCTCCTCCAGGGGGGCCGCTTCCTCAAGTACATCTGCTGCATCCTGATTGGCGTGCCCATCTACTTCACCACGGGCATCCTCTTCACCTTCGCCCCGGAGCTGACGTCGGGCCTCAACGTCCAGGGCACCGTGACGGCCGGCAACGCCATCCTCTATGGCTCCATCGGCCTGACGCTGGGAGACCTCCTGGCGGGTCTGTTCAGCCAGTGGCTCAAGAGCCGCAAGCGCGCGGTGGCGCTGAACCTGGTGGGCGGCTTCGTGCTGATGCTCGTCTACGGGCTGACCCCGGGGCTCACCAGCACCGTCGTCTACCTCCTCACGTTCCTCATCGGCATCATGGTGGGCTACTGGGCGGTGCTCGTGACGATGGCCGCCGAGCAGTTCGGCACCAACATCCGCGGCACGGTGGCGACGACGGTGCCCAACTTCGTCCGAGGCTCCGCGGTCTTCGCCGCCACCGGCTTCGCCTTCCTCAAGGGCCACATCTCCGTGCCCGCGGCGGCCATCACGGTGGGCACCCTCTGCTTCGGCCTCGCGCTGCTCGCGCTGACCCGCCTGGAGGAGACCTTCCACCGGGACCTCGACTACGAGGAGACCCCGCCCGACACCGTCGCGGTGGGCTCCTCGCAGCCGTCCTGA
- a CDS encoding cytochrome P450, translating into MDTSVSSSPRRRLAGPRGLPVLGSFFPMLTEPLALANKLHARYGDVSLVQVYKTPIAFLRNPVDVKRVLIDEPQSFPKPLIDNPFNGNGLTVSRGDHWKRQRHMVQPLFHKDKVRLWSGIFSEELAKSVERWKEMGARGESFDMYTEGARLMFGVMWRTCFEEQPEIAYFDRIMDAIDVFGRRVSPMSVLLYNLLPRMDPRGERVFTSVKLINGWIYERIGKRRGRGTEDGDITLLSMLVEAKARDSGESMTDREVRDEIVNLFGASFEMIATSLTWAIHACTQHPEVTQAIREEVQGVTGGAPPRYEDVAKLPYTHRVVQEINRLCPPAWTILRETANAVEVGGVMLPKGTQLLLCPYAIHRHPDHWQDPEKFDPDRFLPERMVGMHKCAYVPFGAGQRICVGQHMSQVDTVQTLAAVLQQLDVEYLGKTPVEWQTRLTFVPKHGMPVRMRARQG; encoded by the coding sequence ATGGACACCTCAGTTTCCTCATCCCCCAGGCGCCGCCTCGCCGGCCCCCGGGGACTGCCCGTGCTGGGAAGCTTCTTTCCAATGTTGACGGAGCCGTTGGCCTTGGCCAACAAGCTCCACGCCCGTTACGGCGATGTGTCCTTGGTTCAGGTCTACAAGACGCCCATCGCCTTCCTGCGCAACCCCGTGGACGTCAAGCGGGTGCTCATCGACGAGCCCCAGTCCTTCCCCAAGCCGCTCATCGACAATCCCTTCAACGGAAACGGGCTCACGGTGAGCCGGGGAGACCACTGGAAGCGGCAGCGCCACATGGTCCAGCCGCTGTTCCACAAGGACAAGGTGCGGCTGTGGTCCGGCATCTTCAGCGAGGAGCTGGCCAAGTCCGTGGAGCGCTGGAAGGAGATGGGCGCCCGGGGTGAGTCCTTCGACATGTACACGGAAGGGGCGCGCCTGATGTTCGGCGTGATGTGGCGCACCTGCTTCGAGGAGCAGCCGGAGATCGCCTACTTCGACCGCATCATGGATGCCATCGACGTCTTCGGCCGGCGCGTCTCGCCCATGTCGGTGCTCCTCTACAACCTTCTTCCCAGGATGGACCCGCGAGGCGAGCGGGTGTTCACCTCGGTCAAGCTCATCAACGGGTGGATCTACGAGCGGATCGGAAAGCGGCGGGGCAGGGGCACCGAGGACGGCGACATCACGCTGCTGTCCATGCTCGTGGAGGCGAAGGCGCGGGACTCCGGCGAGTCGATGACTGATCGCGAGGTGCGCGACGAAATCGTGAACCTCTTCGGCGCGAGCTTCGAGATGATCGCCACGTCCCTGACGTGGGCCATCCACGCCTGCACCCAGCATCCCGAAGTCACCCAGGCCATCCGCGAGGAGGTCCAAGGCGTGACGGGGGGCGCGCCGCCCCGCTACGAGGACGTGGCGAAGCTCCCGTACACCCACCGCGTGGTGCAGGAGATCAACCGGCTGTGTCCTCCGGCGTGGACCATCCTCCGCGAGACGGCGAACGCGGTGGAGGTCGGCGGGGTGATGCTGCCCAAGGGCACGCAGTTGCTCCTGTGCCCCTACGCCATCCACCGGCACCCGGACCACTGGCAGGACCCGGAGAAGTTCGACCCGGACCGCTTCCTGCCGGAGCGGATGGTGGGCATGCACAAGTGCGCCTACGTGCCGTTCGGCGCCGGGCAGCGCATCTGCGTGGGCCAGCACATGTCCCAGGTGGACACCGTGCAGACGCTGGCCGCGGTGCTCCAGCAACTGGACGTGGAGTACCTGGGCAAGACGCCCGTGGAGTGGCAGACGCGCCTGACGTTCGTGCCCAAGCACGGGATGCCCGTGCGCATGCGCGCCCGTCAGGGCTGA